GCAACGATCTGAAAGCCGAGGCGTCCGTCAGCTTACAGGAAGTTGCATCATGGAGCCTATAGACACGTTAGCGTGAGCAGCAGGGCGGCGCGGTGAGACGTGATGCTAATGCGACGCTTCTCGCTGTATGTGAGAGTACAGAGTGGAGCATTCAGCGGCTGGAGACTCCGATACGTCAAGTAACCGTGAAAataaagcttcaagttgcagcCAACCTGATGAGGTCACTTGTGTCGTCCTTCACAGATGAGCGCGGGCACGACGGCGGCGGCCCGCTCCCAGCTGCGCCTGAAGAGGCTACTGGACGAGCCCCGGGACATCGTGAAATGTAAAGTAGCCCGTCTGGATCCGAGCCTTCCCCCCACCGGCCTATCGGACTGCCTCAGGCCCAGGAGCCCCGCCCCCAAATCCAGCCCGAGCCAATCTCCATCCAGGGTCGGATCGTACTTCCTGTTTGAGCGCTGCGAGGGGGAGAAGAGTTACAGGGCCGAGCACGCGCAGACAAAGCAGCAGTACACCTGCCAGGTGAGTTCAAGTGTTTGAAGTGCACAACGCCGCCAAGAGTTCGGACAATACTACAGATATACTATAAGAATATTACCAATACTGCTAAAACTTTACCCATAATCCTAAGAAAAATACTGCGGTTGTTGGAAATACCACTTATACTTCGATTACCAGTCGTAATACTTCTCTAGATACCCTTCTTGCCATCTTACCCTAatgttaccatggttacaggTGCTTCCTCTACGCGGTTACCAAGAGCGCTTGGCCGCCTACGCCCGCAtaggtcaccatgacaacgtctgCGGCCTGCTGGACGTGGTGATCGGCCAGGACAGCGTGTACGTCTTCCTGCCCGGTCACTACGGCGACATGCACGCCTACGTCCGAAGCAGGAAGCGCCtcggcgaggaggaggcggggcttctgTTCGCTCAGATGCTGGACGCGGTCATGCACTGCCATCGCCACGGCGTCGTCCTCAGAGACCTGAAGCTCCGCAGGTTCGTCTTCACCGACGAATACAGGCGAGTACTCTGATACTACTAGAAATACTATCAAGACCGTTAACACTACTAGTATTAATACTACTTCTGACACCAGTACTAATGACGCTACTGAGGTCACTGCTGACGCTTTGtggtccctccctccctcctgcaggaCGCGCCTCGCTCTGCTCGGCCTCGACGACTGCGTTGTCCTGCGCGGCGACGACTCGCTGACGGACAGACACGGCTGCCCCGCCTACGTCAGCCCGGAGCTGCTGACCAACGGGAGCGGGCCCTACTCGGGCCGCGCCGCCGACGTCTGGAGCCTGGGCGTGTCCCTGTACACCATGCTGATCGGACGGTACCCGTTCCAGGACACGCAGCCCGCCGCGCTGTTCGCCAAGATCCGCCGCGGCGCCTTCGGCGTGCCCGAGTGGCTGTCGCCCCGGGCCAAGTGCCTGATCGGCTGCATGCTCAGGAAGTCGCCCGCCGAGAGGCTGGCGGCGTCGGAGCTGCTGATGCACCCGTGGCTGAGCGGCCGCCCCCGCACGCCGCACCACGCCGCGAGGAGGACGCACCCCAGCGCGCAAAAAACGCCGCAGCGCAGAACGGAGGACGTCGACCAGGTGGTGCCCACGTGGACCGAAAAACACTAACGCGCACAGCGTTGTGTCTCTATGCTTGCGAGGACGCGGGTGGATGTTTTCCATCCCTGTAGCCGCTCACTGAACTCGATTCTAAATTTAAGTTTGAGCCTGAAACGTGTCGCCATGGTTACTAAAACAATGACTAATAACACTTGACATTTACTCTCATCACCGAGACCCTAAGTGACGAAATGTCAACATGCAATACTGTTGACTGGAAAAGACTTTCTAGTCTGAAGAAATTAAAACCCAAATCGCTTTATTTTTGctcacaaaaataaaagtgttttatacTATTTTTTCAAATCCAGTAAAGTTTAAGAAACCGGGCTttggagaaaaatatttttgctaGAGATATGTTGAGTAAATTGACACAGGACTGACCAAAGAAAACAACTGACCGACATTAAGACTCGTCCCCACAACCCGAGAAAAACCCGAATGTCCTCGCAAAGATAGACATacaagatcacacacacacacacacacaccaaagtcTGATCCTGGACTACTTGACCGGACCACCGGGTGCCTTCCTCTCAACCAACTGGTAAAGTGGAGACTTTCCCAGTTCAACCACAGAATACGAACACCAGATCATTTCGGATTAAAGACTCAACACAGCGTCGTTACAAAGGAACACAGCGGCTTTATTGCAGTGATCACGCCTCCTGGAATCATATTTAAAATAGtacttgctgtttgtgttcTTGAGACATGAAATCCTATTTTAACTGCAgaattagtattattattaactttCAATTTGTGATCAGAAAAATGATGAAATCTGTCTTTCAGGGCAACATTGTAATTAAATCTAATCTTAAAGGAACATGTTTTGAATCATGATAAGAAAAGTTTTAACCTTGAGTGAACTAGACTTTAATAATTCCCAacacttgtgtttcttttgagcCAAAACCACAGAACTGCAGACAGCCAATAGGACGCCTCCGTATGAACGCGCTCCTCAGACCTCAGTTACAGCtggagaataaataaaaaggtgtttCACAAAATGTTCTGGTCCCGAACCGTTcttcatatattatatagtcTTTCGAGCCTTCGTCCCCAAACAGGAAACTCGCAGTCAGTGTAAAGTTTGTCTGGATCTTTCAAGTGATTAAAAGTGTCGTCGTCCCGTATCTCTGTGGAAACACCTGTGGAGCCTCCgaacaaaaaggttgaaaagaACTGAGACTTGGAGAATCTCTCTcgaaatgtaaaaaacacaacaaaacaaaaaactggaAGACGGCAGTTCAGGTAGAATGAGCACAACATTCTCTTCTAGAAGTGAGATCATTTAGGAACAGAAACAAAGTCTCACTGCACAGAAACATCATCATCTTTTTCTAAAGTTTAGATACGTGAGTTTAAAGGTTTGGCGCTCCTCTGTTCAGCAgagactggaggaggaaaacaaacttGCAAAACCTCAACGTTGACCTCAGCAGTTTCTCTCACCTCCACATTTATTGTTAAGTCGCAGCAGAATGAATCCTGGGAAATCGTCACTTCAGTCGCACCTCTGACTTTCCGCTcatcctctcgctctctctctccaccatcAACTTCAGTATTTTCGCTCCGTCGCCATTCTCAGCCCGAAACATCCGACCGGGTATAAATGTCCCGCCCGTTTTTTTGCTCGCCGGTCGCAGGCGCGTTCCgtggcagcagccaatcaggagcCAGCATCCGTGTCCATGTCGTCGGTGTCGTCGCCCTCCGAGCGGCAGATCTCCTCCAGCGCCAGCTCTGACGGACGGGAAAAACACACGAGTGTGTTCACTTTCCTGCGTGTACGTGTGCATGCGtgtacgtgtgcatgtgcgtgtccGTACCTTCGCTCTCGCTCAGCTCGGGGATCTTCCTCAGGGTGTCTCGCACGGCGGGGATCACCTGGTCGTACATGTGCAGCAGCGGCCTGCAGGTCTCGGAGAAGCGGCCgtggtgcagcagcagccagtGCAGAAGCAGCAGACACTCCCTGAGCAGAGAGGCCGCCGGGCCGCGCCACCACGGCAGCGAGGGGGCGGGGCAATCCTGCGAGGGCGGGGCCGGGCCTGaagcgtgaaaaaaaaaaagaagcagctgACTGTTAATCGTCGCCTCCAGAGGACACGCGTGTGACAAAGCGTTTTTACAGCCTTTTAAAACTGACCTGTGGAGTCCGTCGGCTCCAGAGAACCACGGAGGTCCAACCACTGACGATGGAAGACGATCACCACCGTCTGAACCAGCTGAGGGGGAACCAGGTGAGGTGAGAGCCTCGCGTCGGACGGTGCAACAAAGTTTAGTGTCACCCTAGAAACAGGTTTTACCTCGGTGTAACACGGACAGCTGCTCTGCTGGCCGGTGCTCCAGCGCTCGGCTCTCTGAGTCATCAGTCTGCTCAGCAAACGCACCACCTGAGAGTGGGAGGAGTTTACGGTTCAGACCAAAGCATATGGGATCTGCACAGGTTCCCAATGAGAAATTCAGCATGATGTTAAAGGGACTCGAGCTGTGGAAATGCACAAGTAAAGCATCAGACTGACATCCCACCTCCACACTTCAATCCACGCTGATTGTTGCCTCAGCCTACTACACtcaggtgtgtgtttttacctgcAGGTCCAGCAGAatccagtctgtgtgtgtcgccCGCTTGTCTGGTCTGGTTCTGATGAACTGGAACAACTTGAGGAAAATACAGGGgtctaaaaaaaggaaacaacacaGCGAGCGGAGGTTCATTTTAAATCACGCAGACCTGAAACCCGACCAACGGAGGGAGAATCGCACTCTCCGAAAACTCACCGTGCTGCGAGCAGAGCTGCTGAGCCAGCGTGCCGTGGTCGGACGCGGACctgaggacagacacacaccccgAGGCGGTCTGCAACCGGCAGTCCGCcgacagacacacgcacagcacCTGCAACACACACTGCAACCTGAGAGAGAAACGCAGCGTCACCCGATGGAACTCCCTCGTTAACCTTTAAAAAGGATCCATTCATCATTTTGGTCGTGTCTCTTCTCTGCTACGTCACCATGGTGACCGTGGATCCCTGCAGGTACTTTACAGGCTGCTGCAGCACCAGCCGAgccgctcctccagcagcattcATTTCAGGGGATtgttgcattgtgtgtgtgtgtgtgtgtgtttcatgagaCCTTCAGCGCTTCACTCGCAAATTACAGACAAACTCAAACATTCTCCTTTGGTTGGTGGCAGTTAGAAATGTGACTTCATCATCGCACGTGTACACGTTGTAAAGTCAGCTGAGGCTTATTAGTAATTTTTGATTTTGGCTTAAACAGCACTTGATTTAAACCAACTGGCATCTTTTAAAACAGTCTGTCAGGTTGTCCTCAGTGTCTCAACCGCCATCATGCCGAGTACTAAATGAAAGCAAAAGCACGACctagtgacctttgacctcctggCTTCTGTTGCCCGTCTACCTGTCGGCATGCGTGTGCGGCGTCCTCTCGATGAGGACGCACAGAGTCTTCATGGCGTTGAGGACAAGCTCCTCATTCTGTGAACCGACAGCGTCACCAAGCCCCCCCTCACACAGCCGCAGCACCGACTGCAGCAAGGCATTCTGGGAGGTCAGACCCACGCCTGCAGCAGAGTGTTCGGTCTAAGAGACGAGGGAGGGGGAAATGAAATATACAAAAGTCCAAAGTGGCCGCGGGTCCAtcagtgtttctttttgtaCCTTTACATGTGGCGTTCTGCTCTGGTTCTCCTTCGTTAACACAGCTTCCACCACCTGGGAGGAAGAAACAAAAGTCAACATGGAACCACTGATGATGATGTGGACACGACGAGCTAAAAAAGGTCTCTACATCGGGGTGAAAGCCGGATGTTTTCGTCACCTCGTCACTGTGGGCCACCAGCAGGTAGAGGAGCCTCAGAGCAGCCAAACCAACGTCCTCCACACTGAAACCAGTCAAACCGGCCTCATCCGCCCCCCCCGGGCCGACGGCGCGGCCCGCCGGGAGCGAGCCGCCGGCGGAGACGGACCGGAGGGAGTCCAGAGCCTGACAGAGTCGAGTCAGGTGGAGCTCCAAcagcgggaggaagaggacagcCCCGGGACACGACCTTCACAAACACGGGAAAATGAATCACGATGATACTTTTTTAAGATTGTTGTTGTGAATGTTATCGGCCccaaataaaacacacttaAACACCGTTATCTGTGGTGCTTTGGACAGTATTTTAAATATGGTGACGGGCCTGACATTTTGTAGCTGTACCACATGGCCTCCAGGTGATTAGCCATGTGGTCATTATCAGCGCTGCAGCTACACACGGTGGCCACAAGAGGGCGCACACAGCGCACACAGCGGTTCAGTGGTCACCGGCCGGAGCGTCTCAGCCTACCTTTTGTCTCTGTCGGCGGCCGGCCGGTTCTGACTCAGCATGCCGAGTCCGGTCACAGCCAGACTCTGGACGGGACTCGGAGCCGCTCTGGGAGCTCCACCTCCAGCCCCGCCCACATCAGGGTGGAGCAGAAAACCTGCAGACCTGCTGAAGTCACAGCATTCAACACGCAACAAAACATTAGTTATGACCGCCTCTGATGAGAGTTCAGTTCCTTTATGCTTGTGCTGTAACAGGAACCAGCAGTGCTACAACGAGCACCGTCGGTCCTGCTGCTCAAGTTGTGTTATTCGTTTTTTCTAAAGAGTTTTGGTGGATCCTGTGCACAGTGACCTGACCTCAACCCGCTACAGTGCTGTATTACACAGACGTTCACCTGGATGTCAGGTGGACGTCGGTCAGGCTCATGGAGAGCAGGTGAGACAGGCCGAGGCTGCTGGGGGACAAAGGCTGCTGAAGCACCAGACACAGCAGGACGCCACCTGGATGACaaggcacacacaaacatttcccataatgcagctGGATACTGCCTTTATTGGACCCTTCCTGTCTGGTAAATAAGTCGGAAACACATTAAAATGCGTGTTTAAAAGGCGCGTAGGCCCTGTCAGGTGGATATAATAATTTAACTATGTTTGCAGGTTATTTATTGTAAACTCTCATGAAGCGGCCCTGCAGACTGACCTCGGTGCTGCAGGTGAGCCGGTCTGACGGACAGGAAGGGGTCCGGCCGAgacacttcctgtctgtccccGGATCGGCCGCTGGACCCGCCTCTCTCTGCTACGCCAcggacacacaaaaaacacacgcgCGTGCGTGTCAGTCAACATCTGGCTTCACAGCCACTGGGGCCGCCGGCACCGGGTGACCCACCGTCTCTCCGCGTCTTCACCGGCGTCGTCCTGGAAGGGACGTGAGCTGCAAACGCCTCCTTGGTGATGAAGCCATTTCCCGTCGGAGAGGACGAGCTGCTGCCGCTCCCATGATGCAGCTGGGCGAGAGAGCTGAGCACTTTAGGGctgaggagagagagtgtgtcaAATCACAATATTGGTTAATTacaggaataaaatataaacaaccCAGTAATTCATCTGACTGGTAGATGTCGTGCATCCCGAAAAGTCTAGTTTAGTTTACTGAAGGTCAcgtatttaaatgaattataaaaACTGTCGTTGAGGTCCGACCTGTGTCTGGGCAGCGGAGAGGCCATCTTGGATTTGTCTGAACTGTGCAGCTTGGTCTTCATCACGTTGATCTCTGCTTCT
The Gasterosteus aculeatus chromosome 17, fGasAcu3.hap1.1, whole genome shotgun sequence DNA segment above includes these coding regions:
- the trib3 gene encoding tribbles homolog 3, which produces MSAGTTAAARSQLRLKRLLDEPRDIVKCKVARLDPSLPPTGLSDCLRPRSPAPKSSPSQSPSRVGSYFLFERCEGEKSYRAEHAQTKQQYTCQVLPLRGYQERLAAYARIGHHDNVCGLLDVVIGQDSVYVFLPGHYGDMHAYVRSRKRLGEEEAGLLFAQMLDAVMHCHRHGVVLRDLKLRRFVFTDEYRTRLALLGLDDCVVLRGDDSLTDRHGCPAYVSPELLTNGSGPYSGRAADVWSLGVSLYTMLIGRYPFQDTQPAALFAKIRRGAFGVPEWLSPRAKCLIGCMLRKSPAERLAASELLMHPWLSGRPRTPHHAARRTHPSAQKTPQRRTEDVDQVVPTWTEKH
- the atrip gene encoding ATR-interacting protein isoform X4, translated to MNCPPTKRHRGLNQDAVTALAFDDPFGDDDEFTQEDLDEIDIIASQAATAAAGAGIGGKPGPRPAGPARGSNWPGAAGQSGSVSRAAGNESAYGFGGSDRGNAGMPSREPLVRRPQRFGADREESPGVLEAQHAELKRKLKEVEEEILLKNGEIRVLRDSLKGAQQEKETQRQNQIQLETQRQREQSDRETELNRKVQSLQSELQFKEAEINVMKTKLHSSDKSKMASPLPRHSPKVLSSLAQLHHGSGSSSSSPTGNGFITKEAFAAHVPSRTTPVKTRRDERGGSSGRSGDRQEVSRPDPFLSVRPAHLQHRGGVLLCLVLQQPLSPSSLGLSHLLSMSLTDVHLTSRSAGFLLHPDVGGAGGGAPRAAPSPVQSLAVTGLGMLSQNRPAADRDKRSCPGAVLFLPLLELHLTRLCQALDSLRSVSAGGSLPAGRAVGPGGADEAGLTGFSVEDVGLAALRLLYLLVAHSDEVVEAVLTKENQSRTPHVKTEHSAAGVGLTSQNALLQSVLRLCEGGLGDAVGSQNEELVLNAMKTLCVLIERTPHTHADRLQCVLQVLCVCLSADCRLQTASGCVSVLRSASDHGTLAQQLCSQHDPCIFLKLFQFIRTRPDKRATHTDWILLDLQVVRLLSRLMTQRAERWSTGQQSSCPCYTELVQTVVIVFHRQWLDLRGSLEPTDSTGPAPPSQDCPAPSLPWWRGPAASLLRECLLLLHWLLLHHGRFSETCRPLLHMYDQVIPAVRDTLRKIPELSESEELALEEICRSEGDDTDDMDTDAGS
- the atrip gene encoding ATR-interacting protein isoform X2 produces the protein MNCPPTKRHRGLNQDAVTALAFDDPFGDDDEFTQEDLDEIDIIASQAATAAAGAGIGGKPGPRPAGPARGSNWPGAAGQSGSVSRAAGNESAYGFGGSDRGNAGMPSREPLVRRPQRFGADREESPGVLEAQHAELKRKLKEVEEEILLKNGEIRVLRDSLKGAQQEKETQRQNQIQLETQRQREQSDRETELNRKVQSLQSELQFKEAEINVMKTKLHSSDKSKMASPLPRHSPKVLSSLAQLHHGSGSSSSSPTGNGFITKEAFAAHVPSRTTPVKTRRDAERGGSSGRSGDRQEVSRPDPFLSVRPAHLQHRGGVLLCLVLQQPLSPSSLGLSHLLSMSLTDVHLTSRSAGFLLHPDVGGAGGGAPRAAPSPVQSLAVTGLGMLSQNRPAADRDKRSCPGAVLFLPLLELHLTRLCQALDSLRSVSAGGSLPAGRAVGPGGADEAGLTGFSVEDVGLAALRLLYLLVAHSDEVVEAVLTKENQSRTPHVKTEHSAAGVGLTSQNALLQSVLRLCEGGLGDAVGSQNEELVLNAMKTLCVLIERTPHTHADRLQCVLQVLCVCLSADCRLQTASGCVSVLRSASDHGTLAQQLCSQHDPCIFLKLFQFIRTRPDKRATHTDWILLDLQVVRLLSRLMTQRAERWSTGQQSSCPCYTELVQTVVIVFHRQWLDLRGSLEPTDSTGPAPPSQDCPAPSLPWWRGPAASLLRECLLLLHWLLLHHGRFSETCRPLLHMYDQVIPAVRDTLRKIPELSESEELALEEICRSEGDDTDDMDTDAGS
- the atrip gene encoding ATR-interacting protein isoform X6, producing the protein MTRASSQRQKLILERSWSNNSVAAVRSVNKSHEQVKIHTSTAPDTTAPKVRRPQRFGADREESPGVLEAQHAELKRKLKEVEEEILLKNGEIRVLRDSLKGAQQEKETQRQNQIQLETQRQREQSDRETELNRKVQSLQSELQFKEAEINVMKTKLHSSDKSKMASPLPRHSPKVLSSLAQLHHGSGSSSSSPTGNGFITKEAFAAHVPSRTTPVKTRRDAERGGSSGRSGDRQEVSRPDPFLSVRPAHLQHRGGVLLCLVLQQPLSPSSLGLSHLLSMSLTDVHLTSRSAGFLLHPDVGGAGGGAPRAAPSPVQSLAVTGLGMLSQNRPAADRDKRSCPGAVLFLPLLELHLTRLCQALDSLRSVSAGGSLPAGRAVGPGGADEAGLTGFSVEDVGLAALRLLYLLVAHSDEVVEAVLTKENQSRTPHVKTEHSAAGVGLTSQNALLQSVLRLCEGGLGDAVGSQNEELVLNAMKTLCVLIERTPHTHADRLQCVLQVLCVCLSADCRLQTASGCVSVLRSASDHGTLAQQLCSQHDPCIFLKLFQFIRTRPDKRATHTDWILLDLQVVRLLSRLMTQRAERWSTGQQSSCPCYTELVQTVVIVFHRQWLDLRGSLEPTDSTGPAPPSQDCPAPSLPWWRGPAASLLRECLLLLHWLLLHHGRFSETCRPLLHMYDQVIPAVRDTLRKIPELSESEELALEEICRSEGDDTDDMDTDAGS
- the atrip gene encoding ATR-interacting protein isoform X5; this encodes MTRASSQRQKLILERSWSNNSVAAVRSVNKSHEQVKIHTSTAPDTTAPKVRRPQRFGADREESPGVLEAQHAELKRKLKEVEEEILLKNGEIRVLRDSLKGAQQEKETQRQNQIQLETQRQREQSDRETELNRKVQSLQSELQFKEAEINVMKTKLHSSDKSKMASPLPRHSPKVLSSLAQLHHGSGSSSSSPTGNGFITKEAFAAHVPSRTTPVKTRRDAERGGSSGRSGDRQEVSRPDPFLSVRPAHLQHRGGVLLCLVLQQPLSPSSLGLSHLLSMSLTDVHLTSSRSAGFLLHPDVGGAGGGAPRAAPSPVQSLAVTGLGMLSQNRPAADRDKRSCPGAVLFLPLLELHLTRLCQALDSLRSVSAGGSLPAGRAVGPGGADEAGLTGFSVEDVGLAALRLLYLLVAHSDEVVEAVLTKENQSRTPHVKTEHSAAGVGLTSQNALLQSVLRLCEGGLGDAVGSQNEELVLNAMKTLCVLIERTPHTHADRLQCVLQVLCVCLSADCRLQTASGCVSVLRSASDHGTLAQQLCSQHDPCIFLKLFQFIRTRPDKRATHTDWILLDLQVVRLLSRLMTQRAERWSTGQQSSCPCYTELVQTVVIVFHRQWLDLRGSLEPTDSTGPAPPSQDCPAPSLPWWRGPAASLLRECLLLLHWLLLHHGRFSETCRPLLHMYDQVIPAVRDTLRKIPELSESEELALEEICRSEGDDTDDMDTDAGS
- the atrip gene encoding ATR-interacting protein isoform X1 yields the protein MNCPPTKRHRGLNQDAVTALAFDDPFGDDDEFTQEDLDEIDIIASQAATAAAGAGIGGKPGPRPAGPARGSNWPGAAGQSGSVSRAAGNESAYGFGGSDRGNAGMPSREPLVRRPQRFGADREESPGVLEAQHAELKRKLKEVEEEILLKNGEIRVLRDSLKGAQQEKETQRQNQIQLETQRQREQSDRETELNRKVQSLQSELQFKEAEINVMKTKLHSSDKSKMASPLPRHSPKVLSSLAQLHHGSGSSSSSPTGNGFITKEAFAAHVPSRTTPVKTRRDAERGGSSGRSGDRQEVSRPDPFLSVRPAHLQHRGGVLLCLVLQQPLSPSSLGLSHLLSMSLTDVHLTSSRSAGFLLHPDVGGAGGGAPRAAPSPVQSLAVTGLGMLSQNRPAADRDKRSCPGAVLFLPLLELHLTRLCQALDSLRSVSAGGSLPAGRAVGPGGADEAGLTGFSVEDVGLAALRLLYLLVAHSDEVVEAVLTKENQSRTPHVKTEHSAAGVGLTSQNALLQSVLRLCEGGLGDAVGSQNEELVLNAMKTLCVLIERTPHTHADRLQCVLQVLCVCLSADCRLQTASGCVSVLRSASDHGTLAQQLCSQHDPCIFLKLFQFIRTRPDKRATHTDWILLDLQVVRLLSRLMTQRAERWSTGQQSSCPCYTELVQTVVIVFHRQWLDLRGSLEPTDSTGPAPPSQDCPAPSLPWWRGPAASLLRECLLLLHWLLLHHGRFSETCRPLLHMYDQVIPAVRDTLRKIPELSESEELALEEICRSEGDDTDDMDTDAGS
- the atrip gene encoding ATR-interacting protein isoform X3, coding for MNCPPTKRHRGLNQDAVTALAFDDPFGDDDEFTQEDLDEIDIIASQAATAAAGAGIGGKPGPRPAGPARGSNWPGAAGQSGSVSRAAGNESAYGFGGSDRGNAGMPSREPLVRRPQRFGADREESPGVLEAQHAELKRKLKEVEEEILLKNGEIRVLRDSLKGAQQEKETQRQNQIQLETQRQREQSDRETELNRKVQSLQSELQFKEAEINVMKTKLHSSDKSKMASPLPRHSPKVLSSLAQLHHGSGSSSSSPTGNGFITKEAFAAHVPSRTTPVKTRRDERGGSSGRSGDRQEVSRPDPFLSVRPAHLQHRGGVLLCLVLQQPLSPSSLGLSHLLSMSLTDVHLTSSRSAGFLLHPDVGGAGGGAPRAAPSPVQSLAVTGLGMLSQNRPAADRDKRSCPGAVLFLPLLELHLTRLCQALDSLRSVSAGGSLPAGRAVGPGGADEAGLTGFSVEDVGLAALRLLYLLVAHSDEVVEAVLTKENQSRTPHVKTEHSAAGVGLTSQNALLQSVLRLCEGGLGDAVGSQNEELVLNAMKTLCVLIERTPHTHADRLQCVLQVLCVCLSADCRLQTASGCVSVLRSASDHGTLAQQLCSQHDPCIFLKLFQFIRTRPDKRATHTDWILLDLQVVRLLSRLMTQRAERWSTGQQSSCPCYTELVQTVVIVFHRQWLDLRGSLEPTDSTGPAPPSQDCPAPSLPWWRGPAASLLRECLLLLHWLLLHHGRFSETCRPLLHMYDQVIPAVRDTLRKIPELSESEELALEEICRSEGDDTDDMDTDAGS
- the atrip gene encoding ATR-interacting protein isoform X7, which encodes MTRASSQRQKLILERSWSNNSVAAVRSVNKSHEQVKIHTSTAPDTTAPKVRRPQRFGADREESPGVLEAQHAELKRKLKEVEEEILLKNGEIRVLRDSLKGAQQEKETQRQNQIQLETQRQREQSDRETELNRKVQSLQSELQFKEAEINVMKTKLHSSDKSKMASPLPRHSPKVLSSLAQLHHGSGSSSSSPTGNGFITKEAFAAHVPSRTTPVKTRRDERGGSSGRSGDRQEVSRPDPFLSVRPAHLQHRGGVLLCLVLQQPLSPSSLGLSHLLSMSLTDVHLTSSRSAGFLLHPDVGGAGGGAPRAAPSPVQSLAVTGLGMLSQNRPAADRDKRSCPGAVLFLPLLELHLTRLCQALDSLRSVSAGGSLPAGRAVGPGGADEAGLTGFSVEDVGLAALRLLYLLVAHSDEVVEAVLTKENQSRTPHVKTEHSAAGVGLTSQNALLQSVLRLCEGGLGDAVGSQNEELVLNAMKTLCVLIERTPHTHADRLQCVLQVLCVCLSADCRLQTASGCVSVLRSASDHGTLAQQLCSQHDPCIFLKLFQFIRTRPDKRATHTDWILLDLQVVRLLSRLMTQRAERWSTGQQSSCPCYTELVQTVVIVFHRQWLDLRGSLEPTDSTGPAPPSQDCPAPSLPWWRGPAASLLRECLLLLHWLLLHHGRFSETCRPLLHMYDQVIPAVRDTLRKIPELSESEELALEEICRSEGDDTDDMDTDAGS